The Coffea eugenioides isolate CCC68of chromosome 8, Ceug_1.0, whole genome shotgun sequence genome has a segment encoding these proteins:
- the LOC113781067 gene encoding geraniol 8-hydroxylase-like produces the protein MITMFQYPHKLSTFLNNVGDFLGYPTLVFMFIATWLAWILFNIARGQKPLPPGPWGLPVVGNLPFLDPELHSYFSNLAKTYGPIFKLRLGGKVSVVIASPGMAREVLKDQDVTFANRDVPVVVTAMEYGGRDIVFTPYGAEWRMLRKVCVRDMLGHANLDAVYSYRRQEIHNTIKYLYSRKDSPVNLGEVMFLNVLNVITNMLWGGTIQGKERTNIGAEFRQVVAEVTKLLGKPNVSDFFPWLAWLDLQGAKKQMKVVTSKLENIFDKIIDQRTRIDGQEGIGSGNGNTESKDFLQVLLRLKDAGDAKTPLTMDHVKALLMDMVVGGTETASSTVEFAMAEMMNKPEIMKKVQTELENVVGKNAIVEEFHIQKLPYLYAVMKEVLRLHPVLPLMVNHSPSVSSVVANYRIPKGAQVFVNVWAIHRDPSIWQSPLEFLPERFLNGKGDYSGNDFNYLPFGSGRRICAGMAMAEKMVLFSLASLLHSFNWTLPAGEKLEISEKFGIVLKKKTPLIAIPTPRLTDPACYE, from the exons ATGATTACCATGTTCCAGTACCCTCATAAACTAAGCACTTTCTTGAATAATGTTGGAGACTTTCTTGGATATCCAACACTAGTCTTCATGTTTATAGCAACATGGCTCGCCTGGATACTTTTCAACATAGCAAGGGGTCAAAAACCACTGCCACCAGGTCCATGGGGTTTGCCTGTGGTAGGAAACCTTCCATTTCTTGATCCTGAACTCCACTCATACTTTTCTAACCTGGCTAAAACCTATGGTCCTATCTTCAAACTCAGGCTTGGTGGGAAGGTCAGTGTTGTGATTGCTTCACCAGGCATGGCACGCGAGGTGCTCAAAGACCAGGATGTAACCTTTGCCAACCGGGATGTCCCTGTGGTAGTGACAGCAATGGAATATGGTGGCCGGGACATAGTTTTTACGCCATATGGCGCTGAGTGGAGAATGCTGAGAAAGGTTTGTGTTCGCGACATGCTTGGCCATGCCAATCTTGATGCTGTCTATTCTTACCGAAGACAAGAAATCCATAACACTATAAAGTACCTTTATAGTCGAAAAGACTCTCCTGTTAACCTGGGTGAAGTGATGTTCTTGAATGTTCTCAACGTAATTACAAATATGTTATGGGGCGGTACTATTCAGGGAAAAGAAAGGACTAACATTGGAGCCGAATTCAGGCAAGTGGTTGCAGAGGTTACTAAGCTTCTAGGGAAGCCTAATGTATCAGATTTCTTTCCATGGTTGGCCTGGTTGGATTTGCAGGGTGCAAAGAAACAGATGAAAGTAGTCACCTCCAAACTTGAGAACATATTTGACAAGATAATTGACCAGCGGACACGAATTGATGGACAGGAAGGGATTGGTAGCGGCAATGGTAACACAGAGAGCAAAGACTTTTTGCAGGTTTTATTGCGGCTGAAAGATGCTGGTGATGCCAAAACACCTCTAACCATGGACCATGTCAAGGCATTACTCATG GATATGGTAGTTGGGGGGACCGAAACAGCCTCGAGTACGGTTGAGTTTGCCATGGCAGAGATGATGAATAAACCTGAAATCATGAAGAAAGTACAGACAGAATTGGAGAATGTAGTTGGAAAAAATGCAATAGTAGAAGAATTTCACATTCAGAAACTGCCTTACCTCTATGCAGTGATGAAAGAAGTCCTGCGCCTGCACCCGGTTCTTCCCCTTATGGTGAATCACAGCCCCAGTGTATCAAGTGTTGTTGCCAATTACAGAATTCCAAAGGGTGCTCAGGTTTTTGTTAACGTGTGGGCAATTCATAGGGATCCCTCCATTTGGCAGAGTCCATTGGAGTTTCTTCCAGAAAGATTCTTGAATGGCAAGGGAGATTATAGTGGAAATGATTTTAACTATTTACCATTTGGCTCCGGCAGAAGAATCTGCGCAGGAATGGCAATGGCAGAGAAGATGGTTTTGTTCTCCCTTGCTTCACTTCTGCATTCCTTCAACTGGACATTGCCTGCAGGAGAgaaacttgaaatttctgaaaagTTCGGAATTGTTTTGAAGAAGAAGACACCCTTGATCGCCATTCCTACGCCACGGTTGACTGATCCAGCGTGTTATGAGTAG
- the LOC113780860 gene encoding uncharacterized protein LOC113780860, with protein MNCSKLTEDRILELGMEFNSEKDMYKFYNKYAFKMGFSIRKNYLNKDKDGVTTSRRYSCHKESVKCKYEGDVSESEPTSISFDEHMFMGCRSSIDSVSAERATISTHCNKDAYHVFSLSPQERNSTLGLRLTIDINSPQLQVDE; from the exons atgaatTGCAGCAAATTGACAGAAGATAGGATCCTTGAGTTGGGAATGGAGTTTAACAGTGAAAAGGATATGTACAAGTTTTACAACAAATATGCCTTTAAAATGGGTTTTAGTATACGCAAAAACTATCTGAATAAAGATAAAGATGGCGTGACCACGTCTAGGAGATATAGTTGCCACAAGGAAAGTGTGAAGTGCAAGTACGAAGGTGAT GTCTCAGAATCGGAGCCGACATCGATTTCATTTGATGAACACATGTTTATGGGATGCCGTTCATCAATTGACTCAGTTTCG GCAGAGCGTGCAACAATTTCAACACACTGTAATAAGGATgcatatcatgtattttcacTATCACCCCAG GAAAGAAATAGCACCTTGGGATTGCGACTAACTATTGACATCAACTCCCCTCAGTTGCAGGTTGATGAATGA
- the LOC113779131 gene encoding geraniol 8-hydroxylase-like gives MDILNMIMHTILAKCAWWLENSNKRDMLVQAALTVSIATIFLFWCMVAFIKSRRGKVLLPPGPRGLPVVGYLPFLGTNLHTEFAELAHHYGPIFKLQLGNKLCVVLSSPPLIREITRDQDIVFANRDPPLAGVAATYGGLDIVWSPYGSYWRNMRKMFVREMLSGRNLDACYDLRKSEVRKAVEYVSTKVGTVVDIGELIFLTEIKVIMSMLWGGTLDAEKQSKVGAEFKGVVEQIVGTFSKPNISDFFPILARFDIQGIEKQVKVLLKKVDEIVDAVIDERIKMVPNNVQDPIRNEAEKDFIQILLELVNEGEKITLTQVKAIVMDIMVGGTDTTATMAEWVMTEVLHNREIMEKVQKELEDVIGINNTVEEIHLPKLRYLDAVVKKTFRLHPALPLLVPKRPSQSCTVGGFTIPKDTRVFVNAWQIHRDPELWDNPLEFKPERILATPSKWDYSGNNFQYIPFGSGRRICAGIPLAEKMLMYIVASLLHSYDWKSTKSKEADLSEKFGIVMRKSTPLLAIPTKKLDKSGVPA, from the exons ATGGATATTCTCAATATGATTATGCACACAATTCTTGCAAAATGTGCATGGTGGCTTGAAAACAGCAACAAAAGAGACATGCTTGTTCAAGCAGCTCTTACTGTCTCAATTGCGACAATATTCCTTTTCTGGTGTATGGTGGCGTTCATCAAGTCCAGGAGGGGAAAGGTCTTATTACCACCAGGGCCTCGCGGCTTGCCAGTTGTTGGGTACTTGCCATTTCTCGGCACCAACTTGCACACTGAGTTTGCGGAGTTGGCTCATCATTATGGTCCAATCTTCAAGCTGCAGCTTGGAAACAAACTATGCGTTGTACTTAGCTCACCACCTCTCATCAGGGAGATAACGCGAGACCAAGACATTGTTTTTGCTAATCGTGACCCTCCACTTGCTGGAGTGGCAGCAACTTATGGCGGACTTGACATTGTTTGGTCCCCCTACGGCTCCTACTGGCGTAATATGAGAAAGATGTTCGTGCGAGAGATGCTGAGTGGACGCAACCTTGATGCTTGTTACGATCTTAGAAAATCTGAAGTAAGGAAGGCAGTCGAATACGTTAGCACAAAGGTTGGAACAGTGGTAGACATTGGTGAATTGATTTTCCTAACAGAGATAAAGGTTATTATGAGCATGCTTTGGGGAGGTACACTTGATGCGGAAAAACAAAGCAAAGTTGGAGCCGAGTTCAAGGGTGTGGTTGAACAAATTGTGGGAAcgttttcaaaaccaaataTATCTGATTTCTTCCCTATCCTTGCCAGGTTTGACATACAGGGCATAGAGAAACAAGTGAAGGTTCTTCTAAaaaaagttgatgaaattgtggATGCTGTCATAGATGAGAGGATCAAGATGGTCCCTAACAACGTGCAGGATCCAATCAGGAATGAGGCGGAAAAAGACTTCATCCAGATCCTACTCGAGCTGGTGAATGAGGGAGAAAAGATCACTTTGACACAAGTAAAAGCCATTGTGATG GATATTATGGTTGGCGGTACAGACACTACAGCCACCATGGCCGAGTGGGTGATGACGGAGGTTTTGCACAACAGAGAGATAATGGAAAAGGTCCAGAAAGAATTGGAAGATGTTATAGGGATCAACAACACTGTTGAAGAGATACATCTCCCCAAGCTACGGTATTTGGATGCGGTAGTAAAGAAAACTTTTCGCTTACACCCTGCATTACCTCTCCTCGTCCCAAAGCGTCCAAGCCAATCTTGCACGGTTGGGGGTTTCACCATACCGAAGGATACTAGGGTCTTTGTAAACGCCTGGCAAATACATAGGGATCCTGAGCTCTGGGATAATCCATTAGAGTTCAAGCCAGAAAGGATTCTGGCTACACCTAGCAAATGGGATTACAGTGGCAACAATTTTCAGTATATTCCATTTGGATCAGGGAGAAGGATATGTGCAGGCATTCCTTTAGCAGAGAAAATGCTGATGTACATCGTGGCTTCACTCTTGCACTCATATGATTGGAAATCAACCAAAAGCAAAGAGGCAGACCTTTCAGAGAAATTCGGGATTGTCATGAGGAAAAGCACACCATTATTAGCGATTCCTACCAAGAAACTGGATAAATCTGGTGTGCCTGCATGA